The following proteins are encoded in a genomic region of Bosea beijingensis:
- a CDS encoding ABC transporter substrate-binding protein — translation MTDLFKPTRRGLLTLAAGASAAPIFAPAILRAQTASGQVVMSTWGGDYGKLLAQNIEEPLLKPKGIETVQDAGTEPTRVAKSIAQRRLPRGSVDVISVQAPAAYDLEDAGMLEPLDEGKVPNLKYVQPTFATPYSIPHIYSPQVIAYSPERVKTPPKSYDEMEAYGGKVGILDNSYIWVAMAAALKQQGNPGKIAEVKASLEKLVKAGAKVYTSTEAFAPGIKSGEIDVGLVWHARVLFWSKGGVAMASSFPAEGCMTYVSSMCVLKNAPNKAAAFAYINAALEPQAQRAFAATMGYQPTVTNVTLEGEVAKNLTLPEGTKLLPAPYPQLSAVRDDMNDWWRRTLERR, via the coding sequence ATGACCGACCTGTTCAAACCAACCCGACGAGGCCTTCTGACGCTTGCGGCCGGCGCCTCCGCCGCGCCGATCTTCGCACCTGCCATCCTGCGGGCGCAGACCGCCTCCGGTCAGGTCGTGATGAGCACTTGGGGCGGCGACTACGGCAAGCTGCTCGCGCAGAACATCGAGGAGCCCCTGCTCAAGCCCAAGGGCATCGAGACGGTGCAGGATGCCGGCACGGAGCCGACGCGCGTCGCCAAGTCGATCGCCCAGCGCCGCCTGCCGCGCGGCAGCGTCGACGTCATCTCGGTCCAGGCGCCGGCCGCCTACGACCTCGAGGATGCCGGCATGCTGGAGCCGCTCGACGAGGGCAAGGTTCCCAACCTGAAATACGTCCAGCCGACCTTCGCGACGCCTTACTCGATCCCGCATATCTACAGCCCTCAGGTCATCGCTTACAGCCCCGAGCGCGTGAAGACGCCGCCGAAGAGCTATGACGAGATGGAGGCCTATGGCGGCAAGGTCGGCATCCTCGACAACAGCTATATCTGGGTCGCGATGGCCGCGGCGCTGAAGCAGCAAGGCAACCCCGGCAAGATCGCAGAGGTCAAGGCGAGCCTGGAGAAATTGGTGAAGGCCGGCGCCAAGGTCTACACCTCGACCGAGGCCTTCGCCCCCGGCATCAAGTCCGGCGAGATCGACGTCGGCCTGGTCTGGCATGCCCGCGTGTTGTTCTGGTCGAAGGGCGGAGTCGCCATGGCCTCTTCCTTCCCGGCGGAAGGCTGCATGACCTATGTCTCCAGCATGTGCGTGCTGAAGAACGCGCCGAACAAGGCCGCGGCCTTCGCCTATATCAACGCCGCGCTCGAGCCGCAGGCACAGCGCGCCTTCGCCGCGACGATGGGGTATCAGCCGACCGTCACCAATGTCACGCTCGAAGGCGAGGTCGCCAAGAACCTCACCCTGCCTGAGGGCACGAAGCTTCTTCCCGCGCCCTACCCCCAGCTCAGCGCCGTCCGCGACGACATGAACGACTGGTGGCGCCGCACCCTCGAAAGGCGCTGA
- a CDS encoding ABC transporter ATP-binding protein — protein MSAASHLRIEGLTKIYGSTAAVEDVNLDVRQGEMLVLLGPSGCGKTTTLRLVAGFVAATRGRILVEDKDYAALPPYQREMGMVFQSYALFPHLTVAQNVTFGLRMRKLPKAEIDRRLDETLAMVKLDAMADRYPRQLSGGQQQRVALARALAIRPKVLLLDEPLSNLDANLRQSVAREIRQLQKAAGLTALMVTHDQDEAMTMADRLVLMNDGKVQQVGTQEELYEQPLNPFVARFIGHSNLIEGELVDADVFRLPGGAVLKLANRYAARGAHTLALRPERVRLHTQAEAAAPRASATVEDATYVGGHIDYLLGFQGGGAFVLHDPTGTSGNPRRAAGERVDVTWDGINERLFDANHATVAASAA, from the coding sequence ATGAGCGCTGCCTCCCATCTCCGCATCGAGGGCCTGACCAAGATCTACGGCAGCACCGCCGCGGTCGAGGACGTGAACCTCGATGTCCGGCAGGGCGAGATGCTGGTGCTGCTCGGCCCCTCAGGCTGCGGCAAGACCACGACGCTGCGCCTCGTCGCCGGTTTCGTCGCGGCCACGCGCGGTCGCATCCTGGTCGAGGACAAGGACTACGCCGCGCTGCCGCCCTATCAGCGCGAGATGGGGATGGTGTTCCAGAGCTACGCGCTGTTTCCGCATCTCACGGTGGCGCAGAACGTCACCTTCGGCCTGCGCATGCGCAAGCTGCCCAAGGCCGAGATCGACCGCCGGCTCGATGAGACCCTGGCCATGGTCAAGCTCGACGCGATGGCGGACCGCTATCCGCGGCAGCTCTCGGGCGGCCAGCAGCAGCGCGTCGCCCTGGCCCGCGCACTGGCGATCCGGCCCAAGGTGCTGCTGCTCGACGAGCCGCTCTCCAATCTCGATGCCAACCTGCGCCAGTCCGTCGCCCGCGAGATACGCCAGCTCCAGAAGGCCGCCGGCCTGACCGCGCTGATGGTCACGCATGACCAAGACGAGGCGATGACCATGGCCGATCGGCTCGTGCTGATGAATGACGGCAAGGTCCAGCAGGTCGGCACGCAGGAGGAGCTTTACGAGCAGCCGCTCAACCCCTTCGTCGCCCGGTTCATCGGCCACAGCAACCTCATCGAGGGCGAGCTCGTCGATGCCGACGTCTTCCGCCTGCCGGGCGGCGCGGTTCTGAAGCTCGCCAACCGCTACGCCGCGCGTGGCGCCCATACGCTGGCGCTGCGGCCCGAGCGGGTCCGGTTGCACACGCAGGCCGAGGCCGCCGCGCCGCGCGCCAGCGCGACGGTCGAGGACGCGACCTATGTCGGCGGCCATATCGACTATCTGCTCGGTTTCCAAGGCGGCGGTGCCTTCGTTCTGCACGACCCGACTGGCACCAGCGGGAACCCGCGCCGGGCCGCCGGCGAAAGGGTCGACGTGACCTGGGACGGGATCAACGAGCGCCTGTTCGACGCAAACCACGCAACCGTTGCCGCCAGCGCGGCCTGA
- a CDS encoding ABC transporter permease, whose translation MTDSAPAGPAPAPAGSVAAMTGLVRLLVCIGVALMLIPLLMTAYMSLFADGVVTFPPSGYTLSWYGKLAEFPKFGQALGTSLRVAALSTICALLIGVPASIALVRYSFPGRGLLNVLLLSPLTVPGVVIGLGLYVLMVDIEIRSQIPLIGSDWVLILAHLLITTPWVVRLCVANLVQLDRSIEEAAANLGASPGRVLWSVTLPMMRQGIVAAALFAFIVSFENIEMTLFLISPGMITFPISVLQYLEYRFDPLVASVVVVQTAVIALLLLAIDRYVKLSKVV comes from the coding sequence ATGACGGACTCCGCACCGGCAGGCCCCGCTCCGGCCCCGGCAGGCAGCGTTGCGGCAATGACCGGCCTCGTGCGGCTTCTCGTCTGCATCGGCGTCGCGCTGATGCTGATCCCGCTGCTGATGACCGCCTATATGAGCCTGTTCGCCGACGGCGTCGTCACCTTCCCGCCCAGCGGCTACACCCTGTCCTGGTACGGCAAGCTCGCGGAATTCCCGAAATTCGGGCAGGCGCTCGGAACCAGTCTGCGCGTGGCCGCGCTCTCTACCATCTGCGCGCTGCTGATCGGCGTGCCGGCCTCGATCGCGCTGGTGCGCTACAGCTTCCCGGGCCGCGGCCTCCTCAACGTGCTGCTGCTCTCGCCGCTGACGGTCCCCGGCGTCGTGATCGGCCTCGGCCTCTACGTCCTGATGGTCGATATCGAGATCCGCAGCCAGATCCCGCTGATCGGCTCCGACTGGGTGCTCATCCTGGCCCATCTGCTCATCACCACGCCCTGGGTGGTGCGGCTCTGCGTCGCCAATCTCGTGCAGCTCGACCGCTCGATCGAGGAGGCCGCGGCCAATCTCGGCGCCTCGCCCGGCCGCGTGCTGTGGAGCGTGACCTTGCCGATGATGCGCCAGGGCATCGTCGCCGCCGCGCTCTTCGCGTTCATCGTCTCGTTCGAGAACATCGAGATGACGCTGTTCCTGATTAGCCCGGGCATGATCACTTTCCCGATCTCGGTGCTGCAATATCTCGAATACCGTTTCGATCCGCTCGTCGCCTCGGTGGTGGTGGTCCAGACCGCCGTCATCGCGCTGCTGCTGCTGGCGATCGACCGTTACGTCAAACTGAGCAAGGTCGTCTGA
- a CDS encoding metal-dependent hydrolase family protein: MSLLLFTGGRFLDPGCDRLVDGVEVLVEGDRIREVSDKPIASASASRIELKGRTLMPGLIDMHVHVVSAVVNGVQNAMTPSSLVALRTARTMNAMLMRGFTTVRDLGGADLGLVIAVEEGLIEGPRLIICGKALSQTGGHSDPRDRSETRALYTGRLGQVGQLCDGVDAVRLAAREQLRAGATFVKIMANGGVASPNDPIHALGFSRDEIKAAVEEAENAGTYVAAHLYTDKAIARAVECGVLSLEHCNLIQPDTAKKAAAAGCFAVPTLAAYEGLAREGTAFGLRPESAAKIETVRKGGIESLSYMRDAGVPMGYGSDLLGQLQKYQTLEFELRAQVLPLPEVLASATSVAAKLCRMEGEIGALVPGAYADLLVVDGDPTRDATLFQNDGRALRAIMRGGRFFKNELH, from the coding sequence ATGAGCCTGCTGCTTTTCACCGGTGGTCGCTTCCTCGATCCCGGCTGCGACAGGCTGGTCGACGGCGTCGAGGTTCTGGTCGAGGGCGACCGCATTCGCGAGGTTTCCGACAAGCCGATCGCCAGTGCTTCGGCCTCGCGCATCGAGCTGAAGGGCCGGACGCTGATGCCGGGACTGATCGACATGCATGTCCATGTCGTCTCGGCGGTGGTGAACGGCGTGCAGAACGCCATGACCCCGTCTTCGCTCGTCGCGCTGCGCACGGCGCGCACCATGAATGCCATGTTGATGCGTGGGTTCACCACGGTGCGCGATCTCGGCGGCGCCGATCTCGGCCTCGTCATCGCGGTAGAGGAAGGGCTGATCGAAGGCCCACGCCTGATCATCTGCGGCAAGGCGCTGAGCCAGACCGGCGGCCATTCCGATCCGCGCGACCGCTCGGAGACCCGCGCGCTCTATACCGGCCGGCTCGGCCAGGTTGGCCAGCTCTGCGACGGCGTCGACGCGGTCAGGCTCGCTGCGCGCGAGCAGCTTCGCGCCGGGGCCACCTTCGTCAAGATCATGGCCAATGGCGGCGTCGCCTCGCCGAACGATCCGATCCACGCGCTCGGCTTCTCGCGCGATGAGATCAAGGCGGCGGTGGAGGAGGCCGAGAATGCCGGCACCTATGTCGCCGCCCATCTCTATACCGACAAGGCCATCGCGCGGGCCGTGGAATGCGGTGTGCTGTCGCTGGAGCACTGCAACCTGATTCAGCCGGACACCGCGAAGAAAGCCGCGGCCGCCGGTTGCTTCGCAGTGCCGACGCTCGCCGCTTATGAAGGCCTGGCGCGCGAGGGCACGGCCTTCGGGCTCAGGCCGGAATCCGCCGCGAAGATAGAGACGGTGCGCAAGGGCGGCATCGAATCGCTGTCCTATATGCGCGATGCCGGGGTGCCGATGGGCTATGGCTCGGACCTGCTCGGGCAGCTCCAGAAATATCAGACGCTCGAATTCGAGCTGCGCGCCCAGGTGTTGCCGCTGCCGGAGGTTCTCGCCTCGGCGACCAGCGTGGCGGCGAAGCTCTGCCGGATGGAGGGAGAGATCGGCGCGCTCGTACCCGGCGCCTATGCCGACCTGCTCGTGGTCGATGGCGACCCGACTCGCGACGCGACATTGTTCCAGAATGATGGGCGGGCCCTGCGCGCGATCATGCGCGGCGGCCGGTTCTTCAAGAACGAGCTGCATTGA